The DNA segment GCCGGGCGCGGTTCGCCGAGTATCGGCGGCTACTCGTCTTTTTGCGGCCGCACTGGTGGCGCATGGCGGGCAACGTCGTGAGCAACGTGATCGGCGCCGCGCTCGGCGCGTTTTCGTACACGCTGCTCGTGCCGTTCCTGAACACTTTGTTCAAGCAACCCAATCCGCTGCCCAAGGCGGCCGGGTGGGTGGAGCACGCGCAGCGGTGGACGATCGGGGCCTTCGTCCATCCGGACGATCCGCGAGGGTCGTTGGCCGCCGTGATTTTCGTCATCCTGATCGTCGTCGCCATCAAGAACGTGTTCGTCTGGCTCGCCGGCCAATTCGGCGCGTCGCTCCAGGAGTACGTCACGCGCGACATGCGCGACGCCGTCTTCTCGCACATGCAGCGCCTGCCGCTGCGCTACTTCCAGCGGACGAAGGTCGGCCAGGTCATCTCGAAGATCCTGTCCGACACGGACCAAACGAAGGCGCTCGTCACCGAGCTGGTGACCCGCACCGTTCAGAACGCGGCCAACATCATCGCCACGATCGCCGTGCTCGTCGCGATGAACGTGCAGCTCACGCTGTTGTCGCTGGTCATCGCGCCGATCCTCACGCTCACGCTCCAGCCGCTGCTCAAGCGCCTGCGCCGTGGTTATCGCCGCAGCCGCGCCGACTTCGGCGAAGCGACGAGCGTGTTGCAGGAAGTCGTGACCGGCGTGCGCCTCGTGAAATCGTTCGGCGGCGAGCGCTACGAGGACCAACGGTTCGGCGACGCCAGCCATCGGTACTCGGAAGGAATGGTCAAGATCAACCGCGTCTCCGCGCTGTCGCAGCCGCTCACCGAAGTGATCGGAATGTCGATCGCGGTCTTGATCCTCTGGATCGGGGCGCTCGCCGTCTTGTCGAACCGAGGCATGGACGCGGCGTCGCTGATCGTGTTCATGACGCTCGTCATGACGCTGCTTCCGCCGCTCAAACAGCTCTCGCAGGCACCGACCACCGCGCAGCAGTCGCTCGCCGCCGCTGAGCGTTTGTTCGACGTGCTCGACGAGCCGACCGAGATGGAGCTCGACCGTGGCACGCAAACCATCGAGTCGTTCGAGCGATCGGTGGAGTTCGAGGACGTGTCGTTCGCCTACGACACCGAGCCGGTGTTGAGCGACATCACCTTCGACGCACCGAAAGGATCGGTCA comes from the Gemmatimonadaceae bacterium genome and includes:
- a CDS encoding ABC transporter transmembrane domain-containing protein, with protein sequence MSITTGPETLPSTLGRARFAEYRRLLVFLRPHWWRMAGNVVSNVIGAALGAFSYTLLVPFLNTLFKQPNPLPKAAGWVEHAQRWTIGAFVHPDDPRGSLAAVIFVILIVVAIKNVFVWLAGQFGASLQEYVTRDMRDAVFSHMQRLPLRYFQRTKVGQVISKILSDTDQTKALVTELVTRTVQNAANIIATIAVLVAMNVQLTLLSLVIAPILTLTLQPLLKRLRRGYRRSRADFGEATSVLQEVVTGVRLVKSFGGERYEDQRFGDASHRYSEGMVKINRVSALSQPLTEVIGMSIAVLILWIGALAVLSNRGMDAASLIVFMTLVMTLLPPLKQLSQAPTTAQQSLAAAERLFDVLDEPTEMELDRGTQTIESFERSVEFEDVSFAYDTEPVLSDITFDAPKGSVIALVGASGAGKSTLVDLIPRFYDPTEGRIRIDGVDTRDITLASLRSLTGIVSQDTVLFNDTVRNNIAYASAEKFSQEQIERAARAANAHDFIMALPQQYDTVLGERGTRLSGGQRQRLAIARALLVDPPILILDEATSALDTESERLVQEAVDRLLAGRTVFVIAHRLSTITHANMILVLDHGRIVERGTHAGLLAERGAYYRLHALQFRDEHVAAGV